GTCACTCTCCGAGGGCCGCTTCGAGGGTGTCGTGGACGGTGAAGACCGCCTCCGCGCCGGTGATCTCGAAGACCCTGGCGACCACCGGAAGCATCCCGGCCAGATGGACGCCGCCACCGGCGGCCTCGGCCTTGAGCCGGGCGCCGAGCAATACGTTGAGCCCCGTGGAATCACAGAACTCAAGGCGTGAGCAATCGACGACAAGCCGTGCGTAGCCGTCCGTCAGGCAATTTTCGAGTGGCTCGCGCAACACGTCGGCGGTGTGGTGATCCAACTCACCCGCCGGGGTCACGACGGCACTCGCGCCCACCTTCCGGACTTCGACCAGAAG
The sequence above is a segment of the Streptomyces sp. Je 1-369 genome. Coding sequences within it:
- a CDS encoding STAS domain-containing protein, whose protein sequence is MDRGTVGSAHRGRLLVEVRKVGASAVVTPAGELDHHTADVLREPLENCLTDGYARLVVDCSRLEFCDSTGLNVLLGARLKAEAAGGGVHLAGMLPVVARVFEITGAEAVFTVHDTLEAALGE